A section of the Amycolatopsis sp. AA4 genome encodes:
- a CDS encoding MFS transporter produces MTQTKTVTRSPLLATAVFLGSFMALLDASVVSIALPTIQRDLHAEFADLQWIVDGYTVGLAALMLTGGTLGDRYGRRRIYLGGLAVFTLASLGCGLAPTLGLLIAARVLQGIAAAAVIPGGLALLAHAYPEPRERARMLGAWGGVAGCALVIGPLIGGPITDALGWPTIFLINLPIGIFAVLAGRRGLEESSDPAHGALDLPGQLLGALWIGSFTYAVIASDIVAAALGALGLTAFIVVELRAPHPMLPIRLFGKFRFAASIFTSFVLGFACYPLPMLLAVYLQQAWGSTASATGVQMLPYVVANAVLAFFSGRLAGRFTAERVLPVGLAITAAGSLAFLLVDAASPYWLLSVPLTLSGVGLGLSITPTNVVGLAGLPVRRTGTAAGTVNAARQVGMALGVAALGALLDQGSTLTSGLWTAMAVAGAALLAVTVLTAATLRGAR; encoded by the coding sequence GTGACGCAAACGAAAACCGTTACGCGGAGCCCATTGCTGGCCACCGCCGTGTTCCTCGGCAGCTTCATGGCGTTGCTCGACGCGAGCGTGGTGAGCATCGCGCTGCCGACCATCCAGCGCGACCTGCACGCCGAATTCGCTGACCTGCAATGGATCGTGGACGGATACACCGTCGGGCTCGCCGCGCTGATGCTCACCGGCGGCACGCTCGGCGACCGGTACGGCCGCAGGCGGATCTACCTCGGCGGGCTGGCCGTGTTCACGCTCGCCTCGCTGGGGTGCGGCCTCGCCCCGACGCTCGGCTTGCTCATCGCCGCCCGTGTGCTGCAAGGAATCGCGGCCGCCGCGGTCATCCCGGGCGGACTCGCGCTCCTCGCGCACGCGTATCCGGAGCCGCGGGAACGGGCCCGGATGCTGGGGGCGTGGGGCGGAGTGGCCGGATGCGCGCTCGTCATCGGCCCGCTCATCGGCGGACCGATCACCGACGCGCTCGGCTGGCCGACCATCTTCCTGATCAACCTGCCGATCGGAATCTTCGCGGTACTCGCTGGCCGCCGGGGTCTCGAGGAGTCGTCCGATCCGGCGCACGGCGCGCTGGACTTGCCGGGACAGCTGCTCGGCGCGCTATGGATCGGATCCTTCACTTACGCCGTGATCGCGTCCGACATCGTGGCCGCCGCGCTCGGCGCACTCGGCTTGACCGCGTTCATCGTCGTGGAGCTGCGCGCCCCGCATCCGATGCTGCCGATCCGGCTGTTCGGCAAGTTCCGGTTCGCCGCCTCGATTTTCACCTCGTTCGTCCTCGGCTTCGCGTGCTATCCGCTGCCGATGCTGCTCGCCGTGTACCTGCAGCAAGCCTGGGGCAGCACCGCCTCGGCGACCGGCGTGCAGATGCTGCCGTACGTCGTCGCCAACGCCGTTCTCGCGTTCTTCTCCGGACGGCTCGCCGGCCGGTTCACCGCGGAACGCGTGCTGCCGGTCGGTCTCGCCATCACGGCGGCGGGCAGTCTCGCCTTCCTGCTGGTCGACGCCGCGAGCCCGTACTGGCTGCTCAGCGTCCCGCTGACGCTGTCCGGCGTCGGACTGGGCCTGAGCATCACCCCGACCAACGTCGTCGGCCTCGCCGGGCTTCCGGTGCGGCGCACGGGCACCGCGGCCGGCACGGTGAACGCCGCGCGGCAGGTCGGAATGGCGCTCGGCGTGGCCGCGCTCGGAGCCCTCCTCGATCAGGGCAGCACGCTCACGTCCGGGCTGTGGACCGCGATGGCGGTGGCCGGAGCGGCGCTGCTGGCGGTGACCGTCCTCACCGCCGCGACCCTGCGCGGCGCTAGATGA
- a CDS encoding FABP family protein, with protein MTSGDEAIAAAEKRAESTRDRNLPLWDDLPIPNDTANLREGPNLNDACLALLPLVGVWRGEGEIDYPTIDGPIKFAQQLTVSHDGRPFLFHEARSWLLNEDGSVLRPAARETGFWRPQEDDTLELLLTHSSGIVELFYGKPRSQTAWELGTDAVIRTATAKEVTGAQRLYGLVNGDLGYVEERAMVGQEMQPHASALLRRVVG; from the coding sequence ATGACGAGTGGCGACGAAGCCATCGCGGCAGCCGAGAAGCGGGCGGAAAGCACGCGCGACCGCAACCTGCCGTTGTGGGACGACCTGCCGATCCCGAACGACACGGCCAACCTGCGCGAGGGCCCGAACCTGAACGACGCGTGCCTCGCGCTGCTGCCGCTCGTCGGCGTCTGGCGCGGCGAGGGCGAGATCGACTACCCGACGATCGACGGGCCGATCAAGTTCGCCCAGCAGCTGACCGTCTCCCACGACGGCCGCCCGTTCCTGTTCCACGAGGCGCGCTCGTGGCTGCTGAACGAGGACGGCAGCGTGCTGCGGCCGGCCGCCCGCGAAACCGGGTTCTGGCGGCCGCAGGAGGACGACACCCTGGAACTGCTGCTCACGCACAGCTCCGGCATCGTCGAGCTGTTCTACGGCAAACCGCGCAGCCAGACGGCCTGGGAACTCGGCACCGACGCGGTCATCCGCACCGCGACGGCCAAGGAGGTCACTGGTGCGCAGCGGCTGTACGGCCTGGTGAACGGCGACCTCGGCTACGTCGAGGAACGCGCGATGGTCGGCCAGGAAATGCAGCCGCACGCCTCCGCGCTGCTGCGCCGCGTGGTGGGCTGA
- a CDS encoding allophanate hydrolase subunit 1: MRWRRYGEDAALLDCASLEEMSAARATLLEAALDGVEEIVPGARTLLVVGTAAAREAARSLLASADLAHPPAGDGREVVLDVRYSGEDLALVAEDAGLTVDQVVTLHTSAVYTVAFTGFAPGFGYLAGLPAELRQPRLSSPRTRVPAGSVAIADEYTGVYPRESPGGWRLLGHTEATLFDPSAAQPALFTPGLRVRFRSV; this comes from the coding sequence GTGCGCTGGCGGCGGTACGGCGAAGACGCCGCCCTGCTCGACTGCGCCTCGCTCGAGGAGATGAGCGCGGCCCGGGCCACCCTCCTCGAAGCCGCGCTCGACGGGGTCGAGGAGATCGTTCCCGGGGCGCGCACCCTGCTGGTGGTCGGGACCGCGGCGGCTCGGGAGGCCGCGCGATCGCTGCTGGCTTCGGCCGATCTGGCGCATCCGCCTGCCGGGGACGGCCGCGAAGTTGTTCTGGACGTGCGCTACTCCGGCGAAGATCTCGCCCTGGTCGCTGAGGACGCGGGGCTCACCGTCGACCAGGTCGTCACTCTCCACACCAGCGCGGTCTACACGGTCGCGTTCACCGGTTTCGCGCCCGGTTTCGGTTATCTCGCCGGACTTCCCGCCGAACTGCGGCAGCCGCGGCTCAGTTCTCCGCGCACCCGCGTTCCCGCCGGGTCGGTGGCCATCGCGGACGAGTACACCGGCGTCTATCCGCGCGAATCCCCTGGTGGCTGGCGGTTGCTCGGACACACCGAGGCGACGCTGTTCGACCCTTCCGCCGCGCAGCCGGCGTTGTTCACGCCCGGTCTCCGAGTGCGGTTCCGGAGCGTCTGA
- a CDS encoding biotin-dependent carboxyltransferase family protein, producing MRALEIVSPGSLALVQDLGRPGYAHLGVPPSGALDVAALRLGNRLVGNPEDAAGIETVLGGLTVRAAASCTAAVTGPPVAVSVGGREMGSHTPIPLQPGQELTIGRPATGLRCYLTVSGGVAVPPVLGSRSTDVLSGLGPSPLDAGRTVPLGPVTGVPSGADVVAAPPAPPQLTVPVLLGPRDDWFADATSALNAQWTVTEESNRVGVRLDGPPLRRVSTSELPSEGVLTGAIQVPPNGLPLVFLSDHPTTGGYPVVAVVRRASLGALAQARPGTLVRFHASF from the coding sequence ATGCGTGCGCTGGAGATCGTCTCGCCCGGTTCGCTGGCTTTGGTGCAAGACCTCGGCCGCCCTGGTTACGCACATCTGGGCGTCCCACCGTCGGGTGCCCTCGACGTCGCCGCGTTGCGACTCGGCAACCGGCTCGTCGGCAATCCCGAGGACGCCGCCGGGATCGAAACCGTGCTGGGCGGGCTGACCGTCCGGGCCGCTGCTTCGTGCACCGCCGCGGTGACCGGACCACCCGTCGCGGTGTCCGTGGGCGGCAGGGAAATGGGCTCGCACACGCCGATTCCGTTGCAGCCAGGCCAAGAACTGACCATCGGCCGACCCGCGACCGGATTGCGCTGCTACCTGACGGTGTCCGGCGGCGTCGCGGTTCCGCCGGTGCTGGGGAGCCGGTCGACGGATGTCCTTTCTGGACTGGGACCGTCTCCGTTGGACGCGGGCAGGACGGTCCCCCTCGGTCCCGTCACCGGTGTTCCGTCCGGTGCCGACGTGGTCGCCGCCCCGCCCGCGCCGCCGCAGCTGACCGTGCCGGTTCTGCTTGGCCCCCGCGACGACTGGTTCGCCGACGCCACGAGCGCGCTCAACGCACAGTGGACAGTCACCGAGGAATCCAACCGAGTGGGGGTCCGCCTGGACGGGCCGCCACTACGTCGAGTGTCCACTTCGGAGTTGCCCAGCGAAGGCGTGCTCACCGGCGCGATCCAGGTCCCGCCGAACGGATTGCCGCTGGTCTTCCTCTCCGATCACCCGACCACCGGCGGTTATCCCGTGGTCGCGGTCGTGAGACGGGCGTCACTCGGAGCACTCGCGCAAGCACGCCCCGGAACCTTGGTGCGGTTCCACGCGTCCTTCTGA
- a CDS encoding aminoglycoside phosphotransferase family protein, producing the protein MTEDRQVFRGGLNTVVRIGSTVRRDRGPWSDRVAALLRHLEDVGFRQAPRYFGSEGDTDVLEFLPGEVSDYPLTPAARSTTALISAAKLLRRYHDATADLVLPGGWMLPDREPAEVICHGDFAPYNCVLRGEEVVGLIDFDTAHPGPRLHDLGYAVYRFAPLTDPANQDGFGSIEEQAARAKLFCDSYGFTDRAAVLESAVARLRDLVHLMRTQAASGHEGFASHLAAGHDRVYLRDLAHIEANRAQYSLS; encoded by the coding sequence ATGACCGAAGATCGGCAGGTGTTCCGCGGCGGGCTGAACACGGTCGTCCGGATCGGCTCTACGGTCCGGCGCGACCGCGGGCCGTGGAGCGACCGGGTCGCCGCGCTGCTGCGCCACCTCGAAGACGTCGGATTCCGGCAGGCTCCGCGGTATTTCGGCAGCGAAGGCGACACCGACGTGCTGGAGTTCCTGCCCGGCGAGGTCAGCGATTACCCGCTCACCCCCGCGGCTCGCAGCACCACCGCGTTGATTTCCGCCGCGAAGCTGCTGCGCAGGTACCACGACGCGACTGCGGACCTCGTCCTTCCCGGCGGCTGGATGCTGCCCGACCGAGAACCGGCCGAGGTCATCTGTCATGGCGACTTCGCGCCGTACAACTGCGTGCTGCGCGGCGAAGAAGTCGTGGGCCTGATCGATTTCGACACCGCGCATCCCGGCCCGCGCTTGCACGACCTCGGCTACGCCGTCTACCGGTTCGCGCCGCTGACCGATCCGGCCAATCAGGACGGTTTCGGCTCGATCGAAGAGCAGGCCGCCCGCGCGAAGCTGTTCTGCGACAGCTACGGATTCACCGACCGCGCGGCGGTGCTCGAATCGGCCGTCGCCCGGCTGCGCGACCTGGTGCACCTCATGCGCACCCAAGCCGCGTCCGGCCACGAGGGCTTTGCCAGCCACCTCGCAGCCGGACACGATCGGGTCTATCTGCGGGACCTCGCGCACATCGAGGCGAACCGTGCTCAGTACTCGCTCTCGTAA
- a CDS encoding aminodeoxychorismate lyase produces MRVLAFLDGSLADPEAAHLRVDDLGLLRGDGVFETILVAVKKPREMGPHLDRLARSAAMLDLPAPDLDGFARAAQAVVDAWQGGPEIALKLVYTRGVDGDPEGKPTAFAMGLEVDEKVLRARTEGVSVVTLERGFGPELAERAPWLLLGAKTVSYAMNMAALREAARRGAQDVIFTATDDSVLEGPTSTVVLAKERTLYTPPSTVGILPGTTQYALFRGAEKAGWSVKVEPLSVDDLLRGEGVFLTSSVRKVTRVHTLNGTELPDSTALHGELVAAYESEY; encoded by the coding sequence ATGCGCGTTCTCGCCTTCCTCGACGGTTCACTGGCCGACCCCGAAGCCGCTCACCTCCGGGTGGACGACCTCGGCCTGCTGCGCGGAGACGGGGTGTTCGAAACGATCCTCGTGGCAGTGAAAAAGCCGCGGGAAATGGGTCCGCACCTCGACCGGCTCGCCCGTTCCGCGGCGATGCTGGACCTGCCCGCCCCGGACCTCGACGGCTTCGCGCGCGCCGCACAGGCAGTCGTCGACGCGTGGCAGGGCGGTCCGGAGATCGCGCTGAAACTCGTGTACACGCGGGGTGTCGACGGCGATCCGGAGGGCAAGCCGACGGCGTTCGCGATGGGCCTGGAGGTCGACGAGAAGGTGCTGCGGGCGCGCACCGAAGGCGTTTCGGTGGTGACTCTGGAACGCGGTTTCGGCCCGGAACTCGCCGAACGCGCCCCGTGGCTTTTGCTGGGCGCGAAAACGGTTTCCTACGCGATGAACATGGCCGCCCTCCGCGAGGCGGCCCGGCGCGGAGCCCAGGATGTGATCTTCACCGCTACCGACGATTCGGTGCTCGAAGGCCCGACCTCGACGGTCGTGCTGGCTAAGGAGCGCACGCTGTACACCCCGCCGTCCACTGTTGGCATCCTGCCAGGAACGACGCAGTACGCGTTGTTCCGCGGCGCGGAGAAGGCCGGTTGGTCGGTGAAGGTGGAGCCGCTGTCGGTGGACGACTTGCTGCGCGGGGAAGGCGTTTTCCTCACGTCGTCGGTCCGGAAGGTGACCCGGGTGCACACGCTGAACGGCACGGAGTTGCCGGATTCGACCGCATTGCACGGGGAGCTGGTGGCGGCTTACGAGAGCGAGTACTGA